One region of Nycticebus coucang isolate mNycCou1 chromosome 10, mNycCou1.pri, whole genome shotgun sequence genomic DNA includes:
- the TMCC2 gene encoding transmembrane and coiled-coil domains protein 2 isoform X4 has protein sequence MLTPALPKKVDKGDLVALSLPSGPGHGDTDGPISLDVPDGAPDPQRTKAAIDHLHQKILKITEQIKIEQEARDDNVAEYLKLANNADKQQVSRIKQVFEKKNQKSAQTIAQLHKKLEHYRRRLKEIEQNGPSRQPKDVLRDMQQGLKDVGANMRAGISGFGGGVVEGVKGSLSGLSQATHTAVVSKPREFASLIRNKFGSADNIAHLKDPLEDGPPEEAARVLSGSATLVSSPKYGSDDECSSASASSAGAGSNSGAGPGGALGSPKSNTLYGASGNLDTLLEELREIKEGQSHLEDSMEDLKTQLQRDYTYMTQCLQEERYRYERLEEQLNDLTELHQNEMTNLKQELASMEEKVAYQSYERARDIQEAVESCLTRVTKLELQQQQQQVVQLEGVENANARALLGKFINVILALMAVLLVFVSTIANFITPLMKTRLRITSTALLVLILFLLWKHWDSLTYLLEHVLLAS, from the exons CGGACCAAGGCCGCCATCGACCACCTGCACCAGAAGATCCTGAAGATCACAGAGCAGATCAAGATCGAGCAGGAGGCGCGTGATGACAACGTGGCAGAATACCTAAAGCTGGCCAACAACGCGGACAAGCAACAGGTGTCACGCATCAAGCAGGTGTTCGAGAAGAAGAACCAGAAGTCGGCCCAGACTATCGCCCAACTACACAAGAAGCTGGAGCACTACCGCCGGCGCCTGAAGGAGATTGAGCAGAATGGGCCCTCACGGCAGCCCAAGGACGTGCTGCGGGACATGCAGCAGGGTCTAAAGGACGTGGGTGCCAACATGCGTGCCGGCATCAGTGGCTTTGGAGGCGGCGTGGTGGAAGGTGTCAAGGGCAGCCTCTCCGGTCTCTCACAGGCCACCCACACTGCCGTGGTGTCCAAGCCCCGGGAGTTTGCCAGCCTCATCCGCAACAAGTTTGGCAGTGCCGACAACATTGCCCACCTGAAGGACCCTCTGGAGGACGGGCCCCCAGAGGAGGCAGCCCGGGTACTGAGCGGCAGCGCCACGCTTGTGTCCAGTCCCAAGTACGGCAGTGATGACGAGTGTTCCAGTGCCAGCGCCAGCTCAGCCGGGGCGGGCAGCAACTCCGGGGCTGGGCCGGGTGGGGCGCTGGGGAGCCCCAAGTCCAACACACTATATGGCGCCTCTGGAAACCTGGACACTCTGCTGGAGGAGCTGCGGGAGATCAAGGAGGGACAGTCACACCTGGAGGACTCCATGGAAGACCTGAAGACTCAGCTGCAGAGGGACTACACCTACATGACCCAATGCCTACAAGAGGAGCGTTACAG GTATGAGAGGCTGGAGGAGCAGCTCAATGACCTGACGGAGCTCCACCAAAATGAGATGACAAACCTGAAGCAGGAGCTGGCCAGCATGGAGGAGAAGGTGGCCTACCAGTCGTACGAGAGGGCTCGGGACATTCAG GAGGCCGTGGAGTCCTGCCTGACCCGGGTCACCAAGTTGGAgctgcagcagcaacagcagcaggtTGTGCAGCTGGAGGGTGTGGAGAATGCCAATGCGCGGGCACTGCTGGGCAAGTTCATCAACGTGATCCTGGCGCTCATGGCCGTGCTGCTGGTGTTTGTGTCCACCATCGCCAACTTCATCACTCCTCTCATGAAGACACGCCTGCGCATCACCAGCACCGCCCTCCTGGTCCTCATTCTGTTCCTCCTCTGGAAACACTGGGACTCCCTCACCTACCTCCTGGAGCACGTGTTGCTGGCCAGCTGA
- the TMCC2 gene encoding transmembrane and coiled-coil domains protein 2 isoform X3 → MKSKEGKTAVDKGDLVALSLPSGPGHGDTDGPISLDVPDGAPDPQRTKAAIDHLHQKILKITEQIKIEQEARDDNVAEYLKLANNADKQQVSRIKQVFEKKNQKSAQTIAQLHKKLEHYRRRLKEIEQNGPSRQPKDVLRDMQQGLKDVGANMRAGISGFGGGVVEGVKGSLSGLSQATHTAVVSKPREFASLIRNKFGSADNIAHLKDPLEDGPPEEAARVLSGSATLVSSPKYGSDDECSSASASSAGAGSNSGAGPGGALGSPKSNTLYGASGNLDTLLEELREIKEGQSHLEDSMEDLKTQLQRDYTYMTQCLQEERYRYERLEEQLNDLTELHQNEMTNLKQELASMEEKVAYQSYERARDIQEAVESCLTRVTKLELQQQQQQVVQLEGVENANARALLGKFINVILALMAVLLVFVSTIANFITPLMKTRLRITSTALLVLILFLLWKHWDSLTYLLEHVLLAS, encoded by the exons CGGACCAAGGCCGCCATCGACCACCTGCACCAGAAGATCCTGAAGATCACAGAGCAGATCAAGATCGAGCAGGAGGCGCGTGATGACAACGTGGCAGAATACCTAAAGCTGGCCAACAACGCGGACAAGCAACAGGTGTCACGCATCAAGCAGGTGTTCGAGAAGAAGAACCAGAAGTCGGCCCAGACTATCGCCCAACTACACAAGAAGCTGGAGCACTACCGCCGGCGCCTGAAGGAGATTGAGCAGAATGGGCCCTCACGGCAGCCCAAGGACGTGCTGCGGGACATGCAGCAGGGTCTAAAGGACGTGGGTGCCAACATGCGTGCCGGCATCAGTGGCTTTGGAGGCGGCGTGGTGGAAGGTGTCAAGGGCAGCCTCTCCGGTCTCTCACAGGCCACCCACACTGCCGTGGTGTCCAAGCCCCGGGAGTTTGCCAGCCTCATCCGCAACAAGTTTGGCAGTGCCGACAACATTGCCCACCTGAAGGACCCTCTGGAGGACGGGCCCCCAGAGGAGGCAGCCCGGGTACTGAGCGGCAGCGCCACGCTTGTGTCCAGTCCCAAGTACGGCAGTGATGACGAGTGTTCCAGTGCCAGCGCCAGCTCAGCCGGGGCGGGCAGCAACTCCGGGGCTGGGCCGGGTGGGGCGCTGGGGAGCCCCAAGTCCAACACACTATATGGCGCCTCTGGAAACCTGGACACTCTGCTGGAGGAGCTGCGGGAGATCAAGGAGGGACAGTCACACCTGGAGGACTCCATGGAAGACCTGAAGACTCAGCTGCAGAGGGACTACACCTACATGACCCAATGCCTACAAGAGGAGCGTTACAG GTATGAGAGGCTGGAGGAGCAGCTCAATGACCTGACGGAGCTCCACCAAAATGAGATGACAAACCTGAAGCAGGAGCTGGCCAGCATGGAGGAGAAGGTGGCCTACCAGTCGTACGAGAGGGCTCGGGACATTCAG GAGGCCGTGGAGTCCTGCCTGACCCGGGTCACCAAGTTGGAgctgcagcagcaacagcagcaggtTGTGCAGCTGGAGGGTGTGGAGAATGCCAATGCGCGGGCACTGCTGGGCAAGTTCATCAACGTGATCCTGGCGCTCATGGCCGTGCTGCTGGTGTTTGTGTCCACCATCGCCAACTTCATCACTCCTCTCATGAAGACACGCCTGCGCATCACCAGCACCGCCCTCCTGGTCCTCATTCTGTTCCTCCTCTGGAAACACTGGGACTCCCTCACCTACCTCCTGGAGCACGTGTTGCTGGCCAGCTGA